The window tccttgcctcgtgtctctcatatggtcagacacacgtgtaaactctcgctcctcttttcatcgatctcacaaccgcacactcctccccctatctagctagtagttgggcctctcgcaccacctcttagctccattctctctgtctatccgtctcgctgggccttattttcctctaacaaatggacgtacaccgaccgatctctcgctatacatataggtagctaggtccttataactcgtttttacccacacgtcaatcgatctatctcattagttgtgtctctcccttcctccgacaaacaacaattgatctaccgatctagttaggtttgcttaccaaacacatggttccccttcatcatgcatggatgcgtcccgacagatctatcacgcacaggcacacatagaaacacatccccactcttattgataacattgcagttccaccctcagtttgtctagtaggcctctcccaccatctccgagaagcaactccatcacccatccagcactctacctctctccctccctctccctccctccctccctctctcctctctctctctgtcccatcatatttcccgtccttcagttatgtatggatgtcgaccgatctccctcaagacatagctgggtctctcctcgcaacacatatacgagtcgttctacctctatagttaggcctctgcctacccctccccccaccccctcccccccacacacaccgatacatcgagcgctctagtcatgtctccctgccacacacaaacttggcatgtgccctctaacgttccggtaggccagtcgccctatatctttgacttgcacacacacacaatttcgatggctctcctCATCGAtgtcgcacccacccacttgatcctctcttcgactctatcgatagctatgacccctccctctcttctcgtggattgcccgaccctctatgtatgatatggataggcctccatttcacacacattgcatgcaaaattttgtttgagatgtcattgACACATAttcacacaaataattcacgaaatcaacccccaccccaaaacaaaaaacactcatgaacgcggtttgtatctctcacacacacccacgtaggtgggggacgtgcacgaagaaaagaggtgcatgcacgacgcacgtactcccgtctctttcccaaccagaCCCGCGCGGGTAcgcggtggagctcatttctgtacgaaaaaggcagcccacgtggtaatttcgcacgtgtactggttgtccacttggtggagggaggatcgtctaccacaggtgaacaaacaaattgcaacttgacgtgttatgttaaaaaaagaggcaaaccatgtggggcctaccttagaggcaaggctctatacattggagtacttttgatgtgtcccgtcaactcgcagaacgaggagaatcTTGCTTAGTACGCTGTCTCCCCCGCCCACAGGCGCGGTgactcgcaggatgaggtgaagcttgctccgccttacgcccgctccctcgcccatgcgcgcggtggctcgcaggacgaggaaatttttttactactccctccgtttactcctcgtccctactactaccttggttatagagattatatcatattgtttggaatatatatgtcctttagtagatttcaatatgaactactagtacatactccaaacactgatgtatatagacgtattttagagtgtagattcactcattttgctccgtatgtagcactctccctcgcccacgtggtggacatgcagcaattcattcggtctgatatagccagaacgatatatactgcactaccattattgctcgacttcctgaagaggcgaagagccaatcgcaaggttaatattttggagatgccaagcgcaaggttataggagaacgagtagtaggtgccgcgtcatttataaataaagattttttttcttcagtggcacgtacacaatatgataggttcatatggagagaaaaggaaaccgctccactatatacatagtcaggacgggccagcttacacggttgcttgctggggttgctctcttcacactctctcgcacaaaacgactgtggccacatctctaacatcccggcggatcacatccgcttggggaaggggtggatgcttagtgtagatgcggtggtcgtcgccgacggtgaaaacccactgttggcacgtcccgatcaggggtccccgccgttctctctcacaaagccggtgaggttgccttcgtcccttgctcactgccgcgacgtgggcagttgccgcctcccgccgccctcctcaaggttgagctacgtccctgaggtacaactccctttacagccggcttgcaccactgctccagctgcccacatcactccctgtggatatttctctacttctttgccccgcacatacctctactggcttctacgtactgtatttgtgatgagcttatgtctcatcaactagtcccagtaatcttattctaatcacgcttcttcaatttctttgccacggggatgctcatctcgattttggtgaaactgcacaaaatgatccgatggccaaaaggttgcaaacttcatttattaggaagctcgaacgttgccagcaaattgaagcctggtcagggttcacggttcaagggctagggactgcatggatcgttttttttctttagctgcctctgttccaaaataagtgttaactttagtagtagtacaactttgtactaaagtttgcacaaagttgagacacttattttggaatggagagggagtacatatttgctatgatctatcaatcattgagatgcaatagaatgcatgttagtctcctttgtatttgatgaaatgttgcaacgggcaagcttggatgcaagatacatgtaacagaagctggaagcttcatagcattgtacaaatttatctcgctgataaattacagtacgtactatactagtacttcctccgttcctaaatataagtctttgtagagatttcaccatgaaccacatgcagatgtatatagatgcattttaagtgtagattcattcattttgttccgtatgtagtggaatctctacaaagacttatctactagtaatagctagcacccactactaggaattctctatcctctccttgagccacatcatcaaaattgatgtagccgttagatgaagtaaatcagtccataatagccgtctgatctagacgttgagaggctccgcactaagccacgtgcaagcatgcagaaataccgtggcacatgcatgtgagtgggttttaaatcacatcaacatgtctgcatgcaagcatgcaccggtagcatgcatgtaagtgagcttttaagtcccattaacatgtcaaaaagaagaatataatcccattatgcactAGGAGTTGGCTGTtctttttccttacgtgggatgatctaaatgatgatgggagtttatttagtttggctaccacatttgtcatgcggttatagagtttttttagttctatgaaatcgataattttgcgcagagagatataccgctgttccgcggcaacgcgcggggactcatctagtaatatttaggaacggagggagtactatgtaaagagttaggtgtcgcacggtgatagtgtgaggtgggccatgtaatcactgagcctgcgtgttttcactacTCTTGCatgcctccgctgtaagaatggagaaaattgtaatctagtagtagtacctcctttcgccgaaagcgtgggacattcagcagtcctaccacctcagtaataaagaccaatgagccgtaaaatcacatagacccagcagtaagttggacggatgaagcaaccatcactcttgcgctagtgagaggtcgcgtccgctttgcccgggcatgaatgcggcaccgattctttggagcggcgctgaccgtttcgggcgggaagcgcgcgcgggcgatggaggggctttgggtgggccaggctggtcaggagcgggcgtggcagctgtccgcatgtgcctaccggacacgcccggaaacgggaggatgcaccgactctcgcggctaaaatcttacactacacaacatctctctgtaggagtaggtcgatctgtcgctctctctaacacacacatgctgttaaacacacacacacacacacgcacgcaccttggtcccgttgcaccttctaacgtgacttattacacctagacgaagggagtagtaagtatatgagatacggtggcacactgacttaagtcgaatacaagtgcccaaaatttgtgtgcatgttataataaggattcacttaaaatagtacgtgagcgaacagagggatcaattggacagtgttcccgagcagtagcgagatgtgtgaggtaagatacaccgttggcgcttttaatttttcttattaatttgtttgtttcaccctctgactggtgggacccaacgtactacgtggagagaggtaaggtgactaaggctgcattatttctgcaccactgtggatagtcttaccaccaaagccacatgacacgattatgattgaaatcccaatgactcccacacacacaaaaaaaacacagcatgcttgtcacacgaatgcaggaatgtataaaaggttatttccctctcgttgaacataacgggagggttgtgtagctggttagcctgttcgctcatcaaacttgaggtctcgggttcgataactacacttgagcataatttgtgccaggaggattctttgactggtcaaaatgttttctagggtttgcatgcttcacacactctctctagtatatatatacacgctggagcctcagcgcttgtagttgctctcttcacactctctcgccctctcccgctggagcctcatcgcttgtagttgctctcttcacactctctcgccctctccagatctaaacaagatttcgttggcctctctctcccctcactgctgctcaaagagccggcaggatccgtccgccgggaagggaaggaggcttaacgctgtcgccatcggcgagggactaccggcgcaactgttcactttccacccagcggcggcgcgggagggccttcgaccccttcttcttcaccgccgtcccgtcgcccaccgaaccacgccccaagaaccttaaggtataacttacttactccacatgcattgctctagctgcatgtataccatgaatctaggacgtggttcaaagaggaaaggagtgggggaaagtagtgggaaaagttgtatatagcatgaacctaggacgtggttcaaagaggaaatgaagggggaaagttgtatagcatgaatctaggacgtggttcaaagaggaaaggaatgggggaaagtagtggggaaagttgtatcgcataaatctaggacgtggttcaaagaggaaaggaaggggcgaaagtactagtttaaaaaggaaaggaagggacaaggctgtagagtttgagcaggactagatttgctgcgctcacatagggaaaggtgtctaaagataacaaaactgggaccaacacaaatatgctccttggttgtttgttctttgttgcaacagactgtgcatgaccacagtacatcggtagatgcacatggtgctggtgcgtccactgtcccgtgcaaatcattagctgttgttaatctaaggccctgtttggttaaaaactccctagtccctacctgcttggttccagggactaaacatggactaggggttattaaatgacatactaaaagaccatgttacccctagtaatgaactaatagagacaaggtgcgatgcgtggcaggggcaactgttggaaaaagtcccaaaaagactccctcggggtcttctttctttagtcccaaatgcccacttttagtccctaaaagtccctcctgtttggtttagatgggactgacacggagtttttatagtccctacaccaaaatgtccctgtaaacaaacaccctctaataatgccgctggaaaattgatgcaatgccacagttaaaagaaaattacatgtttaacgaattttattgttaatataatccctatgttaatattaatcaatgccaccgtttgagaaatgctactgtcttgctttctttcccatttagataaggtagatgcttctttttgttggcttctgtgtcatccaccgttattgaccactaattgtttcctttgcacctctgtgtaaacagggttatcttcttcacctcgttgccattgtgaacttttgttgcactgcacaaaacacttttgttttaagagtgttttatgcagttcaaccaaaatgtcacaccgacaacgttgcttgattgcttgatcttagtggaattgcacaagaggagatcttacttcctatccgttaagacgaatttggttcagatcttcttcttgtgagttgtttgaattccgcatcatgagaggtcagtactagccttctttcacatgattctgcagtgtgctttcatatgttgtgctacttgtatgataatgctgcttgattttagtgaactgcacaaatggagacaagacttccaatctgtatgtgcaccgtaatatcccatcaaggtaagataaggatatttcacaactgctggcctgtatttttccactttcatcagaaaattaagtttagtactatacttgtgctccctaattgacatgccaaatcttacattgaaggcgaagcttgtctgttattgaaccaagtgatgaatgggaagaacaagcggaagaaaaacaaaaatcaactcccggtgctgtaatgaagcactggaactttgatgacacaagtaatgatatagttttgtatcttaatttattgctatggctggaacgagcaattgttttaccactgatttgatgccactcttaatgtaatatgtaattatctctacttgtgcaaacagggatcttctttgaagataccatatattttagtggaactgcacaagaagatgttggaaacattaaactaatcgaggagtatatagtaagcatggccaccaccgtagatagcaacagatggttccggagaagtgcttcatctgtatgctctacacaataagcctcctgacaaaggttggtactcgcccactgatttcatccatatgattgagctttgtcatctctattggtgttgtgctactgtttagatactgtcatgaaaaagtggtattgtccttgagaagtgcttcatctgtgctgttttaaatatttcctttccttttttttcgagcaaacagggatgctagcatttagtagtcctcttgtctttgcacaacaggatcatcttcctctgaagaagaatatggagtatgtgaagtgactagttccgattatgccaggatgaagaagccctgtctatcttctcatcagaaggagcagttgaaggatggttacattactccccacaagaccaaactaacttcagctcagaaggactgacaaaactccatttttttgctgtgatgcgcgagtacaatgttgttctaggattctttctggtgagttccatttttctaaaagtgtgctctacatggaccatgtatgtgcctgttgaaactgtcaattcatagtacagtttgatttatactaatcacttttttgtatttgtgcaaacaggggtgcacagcttgatttcaatgggaactgcacaaaatgttcatgaatacatcgaatcattcatttccaccacaagaaaggaggtgccgttaagttcaaggcgttgcaacatataagggcgaaatcatacaagctacgcgcgaatttggttgattttggtggaactgcacaaatagAACAGCTGgcttatttagcacgaggtgccatgtcaatgtccgaactgatggcaaaccctgcccattccacaatcgtaggcatttgatattttggaatgggacaaccttgtcaaattttgctcattgattttagcaagacatgcgtttgatatttttgaatgggacgccctttgctgtcagcagcgtcgatcaattttttctttattctttagttgtgaagtaaatattgcctctgacatgtgagtcgctgagatgcataatcatcgattgttttgaatgttctctatgaattgtcaggcctgtgtgtttgattgcaatgtacagaaacgctaaaaagctgctcaaactctttgtactccttctgttccttttcacttcgcacattgtgaaagtgcatacttttttgtgcaagattggtcaaagtagagatactttgactgcagacaaaacttgtatgcagactagaaaggaccggagggagtacatgtgaaactgctgcaaacgaggtgatcaccctgggaataatgctagtacgtattgttttgcatgttcatccaatgccagtgatacaggaattcgaactaatcgaaataaattcattcatacacagtcggatttcatataaacatgctggatttcattacatttcatacattcttcaactaaaaaggggtgcgctggaggtataattaattagcCGAAGCTaaccacctgtgtcccgctgagccgaacagaagcttcagtgacttaattgcaggtgcagttgcgtaactgacatgtggcctgttgggcccacgtgtcagtcaaccaactgcaccagcagttaagtagaagcagcgttcttctccagcgcagctctccgactccacgtcgccgtgaagaagctaaccggccgtcaatggtcaacccgcctagcttggcttcaaccggagggtagcagcggtggccttacttggacccgagcggcggcgacctaccgtgttctactcttcctcgttttttGTGTGGcacggcctcgttggcagcggggcggggcctcggcggagccggcgatgtcctctgtctcgttgccggcgggcggcgcctcagcgaagcggtggaaatcctcccccatgttgccggcagggtggggcctcggctgagccggcgatgtcctctgcctcgttgttagcggggcggggcctcggcggagccggcggtgtcctctgcctcgttgttggcgtcGCGGGGCCTCGTCGaggccagcggagcggggacacgtcggagccggcattgtcctctgcctcgtcctcggtctcgccaaacagcgcctcacccgcttcatcgccctctttgctagcctctttgtaggcggccgcagcctccgccacccgcatgcggtaccgccagcgctcgaggcggcccttgcgggcggagcggtacgagtcgagcagcgcctcctgctccgcccgctccgcggcgatctgctcctccgcctgcaggtgctcctggaggagatggtggttgtaggcggcgtcggcctgcgcctcccggaactgctcctcacgcatctgcctcaccctgtccatatgttgggcacgggcctcgccaatggtcatggtgcaatgcaccggcgaggatggcgcggaggagggggttggcgccagatcgtcgactaccatgttctccattgggacgtcgtcgtcctccggctgcctgccggccagccggtcggcagcaatggctgccatctccttgtggtctgtcgtccgcccgtcccgaagagcgctcgagcacgaggaagccatggtgagcagtagtggtgtggacaggagaaagggaacggatgcggatgactgcggctatggccggcgcagcagtttatatagcaatggtgggcgggcggagggacggacgtgtggcgccggagtagccgcctcggcaaccgcgtatcattaatgtgggcagcAGATGGATGGACGGGCgtcacttgtgtcgtttgaaggcggagcaatcgcctgcaccgggaagcaggggcgggcggcgctgactgtttcagGCGAAAAGCGCGCgtgggcgaggagatgactttacttggagaggatgacaatggagacccaccaggtccatagcctcacgtacgcaagtgcctgcTTATTATATACTAGTAAATGGCACGTGCTTTGCACTTGTAGCTTTATGAATGTAGACCAACATCACCAAGTGAACTTTGCAACTCAAAATAAGTAAAATACTCCCTCTGTCGCATATTAGTTATCGCTACAACGGATGTATCAACAACAACTAATATAGGACAAAGGGAATAAATAGTTACTCGCTCCAATCTGAATTAATTGATGTGACTTCTATGCAATGTCTTACTTACATTGTATAGAGGTTGCGTCAGTTAATTTGTATTGGATGGAGTATTCTTTTTAAGACCGGATAGAGTGCTTCATGAGGTTGGCCTTTAACATAGCAAACCATCAATGTAGGAACACCAAAGGATTACTTTTTTTTGAGTTTCCTGAAATTCATAGTTTGACACACTTGTCTtcaaacaaaaagaaaaaacagagGAAAATATGTGCTCTTTGTGTTTGGTACGTGTACATATATCATCTACTTCAAAGCTCAAGCTTTGTCCTTATCAGATTTTACAGAACAGCATAAAAAATATACTCTAATGAGTAACAACATATTTTCAAATTGCAACATAAAAGTTTCGGTTTTGATTAGGCTAAACTTCTTCGCAAAACAGATTTCCCTAGACAGCTGACATTCCCCGATTTTCAGAGACATTTCCTTCAAAAACCATTTGCTACTGCACCATTGTAGACATGATCAGCTCTTGACATTCTTCTAGAATAGGCATCCGCAAGGACTTGGTGCTTTGCAAACCTGCTCAATAATTACATTTGTAAGGGGAAAAATATTATACCACAAGGATGCACTTGGACAGAAAAATGCAAGAGGAACAGAGACAATTCTATGCTTGCAGGTAACACCTTAAGTTACATACACACGCACAAGATTGCATGTTTCTAATGTCATGGAATCAAGCATGGATGCAAATGTGTAATTTTGATGCTTGTAAACATAAAGAAACTTGCAGTATTAGAAGTACTAATGACTAATACACCAATACCTGTATGTAAATTACATCAAGACATCTTTGTAGACAATATTTTTGGTGCTTTTTCCCGATGGATCAATTTCCTTATTTGGCTTTGCAAGTATTCTTGTTGTTTGTCTTGACATCCCTCTTGATAAAGCAACATAGAGTTGACCATGAGAGAACACCGGCTCTAGAAGATAGATGCCAACATTTGGAATAGTTTTACCTTGAGCTTTGTTGATTGTCATTGCAAAGCTGAGTCGAATTGGAAATTGTTTTCTTTTAAACTTGAAGGGGAGTACATCATCTTCTGAAGGATATAGAGGAATTCATGGAAGGAATACTCTTTTCCCAGCATGTTGCCCGCCAATTATTTCTGCATCAATAGCGTTCTCTTGAAATGCTCTGATAATAAGTCTTGTTCCATTGCACAATCCGTTAAAACGATCTAGATTCCGAAGTAAAATCACAGGACAATTAATCTTCAGTCGAAGGACATGTGGAGGCAGGCCATTAGGTGTGAGTGAGTTTAGAAATTCAGGTGGGTAGTAGTTATGTGGATCATCCACTGCTGAATGAAAACTATAGTAGATTTGTTCTTCCCCAGGAAACCGATCAATAAGCTTCTCGTTTAGTTCATCAACATATTCATTCTTGGTGGAGAGAATGGCGCGAGTACTAATATAAGATGGTGATATTCCATTCTGGCCTAGTGAAGGAAAGATAACATTAATTAACTTACTGACAGAGTGTTTTGGATCTATGTATGGTACAACACTTTCATCTGGTAGGCGCACATAATCTTGGCCGATTGATTCTTCTGTACCATCACCAATTCTTAACAGAAAATCTGAGAACCATGGATCAGATTGTGCTCTCATATTACGCCATAGTTTTATTTGTTTTATACACCGCCAAAGATACGATTTCTTTAGTGTAGCATCTGTAATTTGTGCTCTTGTGCCTCGCCTCACTACAGGGAGAACTTGTCTGAAATCTCCTCCTAACACTATGACCTTTCCTCCAAATGGAGATATAACACCAGTAATATCTTGCAAGGATCTATCAAGTGCCTCCACAGCTTGACGTTTTGTCATGGCTACTTCGTCCCAAATTATCAAGGATGCTCTCCGAAGCAA is drawn from Aegilops tauschii subsp. strangulata cultivar AL8/78 chromosome 1, Aet v6.0, whole genome shotgun sequence and contains these coding sequences:
- the LOC141033756 gene encoding uncharacterized protein, with the translated sequence MADDFQQGSATDKESIEQMVLRDISDILYSMGKDISCFDLPEMLDGTELAGSNCREVIEEMSINIDPEHLDLYATLNCEQRLAFDEIMHHVLQKKSKVFFVDGPGGTGKTHLYKALLAKVRSMGLIAITTATSGIAASIMPGGRTAHSRFKIQVNIHDDSLCSFSKQSGTAELLRRASLIIWDEVAMTKRQAVEALDRSLQDITGVISPFGGKVIVLGGDFRQVLPVVRRGTRAQITDATLKKSYLWRCIKQIKLWRNMRAQSDPWFSDFLLRIGDGTEESIGQDYVRLPDESVVPYIDPKHSVSKLINVIFPSLGQNGISPSYISTRAILSTKNEYVDELNEKLIDRFPGEEQIYYSFHSAVDDPHNYYPPEFLNSLTPNGLPPHVLRLKINCPVILLRNLDRFNGLCNGTRLIIRAFQENAIDAEIIGGQHAGKRVFLP